One window of the Xiphias gladius isolate SHS-SW01 ecotype Sanya breed wild chromosome 11, ASM1685928v1, whole genome shotgun sequence genome contains the following:
- the LOC120796169 gene encoding SLAM family member 9-like isoform X1: protein MEKRVFTCFRLLSVLLLNSASAQNTNVFFPEGGTLNLSLPVSEALSSVLWKHNGNLVVEMVNSDLEYYGRFENRTTLNQNTGRLEIKNITEADSGSYSVEINNKVQSQGYDVTVLKKVPKPEVVVRPLTCAPALERCSLSCEGDTRGDGTVTYSWKQGDGEWKQEERSITIANSEEIKGVKTFSCRMNNPVSEAESEPHQNPLFQDETLFSPGGLNLVKQKG from the coding sequence ATGGAGAAACGGGTTTTTACGTGTTTTCGTCTCCTCTCGGTGCTGTTGCTGAACTCCGCTTCGGCccaaaatacaaatgtgttcTTCCCGGAAGGCGGAACCCTCAACTTGAGTCTTCCCGTCTCTGAGGCTTTATCCAGCGTCCTGTGGAAACATAACGGCAATCTGGTGGTTGAAATGGTGAATTCTGACCTCGAATACTACGGCAGGTTTGAAAACCGCACAACCCTGAACCAAAACACTGGACgtttggaaataaaaaacataactgaaGCTGACTCGGGGTCGTATTCGGTGGAGATCAACAACAAGGTCCAGAGCCAAGGTTATGATGTTACAGTACTCAAGAAAGTGCCCAAGCCTGAAGTGGTGGTGAGACCACTGACGTGTGCGCCTGCCCTGGAACGATGCTCCCTGAGCTGTGAAGGAGACACCAGGGGGGATGGAACTGTCACCTACAGCTGGAagcagggagatggagagtGGAAGCAGGAGGAACGGAGCATTACCATCGCGAACAGTGAGGAAATAAAAGGAGTAAAAACGTTCTCCTGCCGGATGAACAACCCAGTCAGTGAGGCAGAGAGTGAACCCCACCAGAATCCACTCTTTCAAGACGAAACTCTTTTCTCGCCCGGAGGCTTGAACCTTGTCAAACAAAAAGggtaa
- the LOC120796169 gene encoding SLAM family member 9-like isoform X2, whose translation MEKRVFTCFRLLSVLLLNSASAQNTNVFFPEGGTLNLSLPVSEALSSVLWKHNGNLVVEMVNSDLEYYGRFENRTTLNQNTGRLEIKNITEADSGSYSVEINNKVQSQGYDVTVLKKVPKPEVVVRPLTCAPALERCSLSCEGDTRGDGTVTYSWKQGDGEWKQEERSITIANSEEIKGVKTFSCRMNNPVSEAESEPHQNPLFQDETLFSPGGLNLVKQKG comes from the coding sequence GTTTTTACGTGTTTTCGTCTCCTCTCGGTGCTGTTGCTGAACTCCGCTTCGGCccaaaatacaaatgtgttcTTCCCGGAAGGCGGAACCCTCAACTTGAGTCTTCCCGTCTCTGAGGCTTTATCCAGCGTCCTGTGGAAACATAACGGCAATCTGGTGGTTGAAATGGTGAATTCTGACCTCGAATACTACGGCAGGTTTGAAAACCGCACAACCCTGAACCAAAACACTGGACgtttggaaataaaaaacataactgaaGCTGACTCGGGGTCGTATTCGGTGGAGATCAACAACAAGGTCCAGAGCCAAGGTTATGATGTTACAGTACTCAAGAAAGTGCCCAAGCCTGAAGTGGTGGTGAGACCACTGACGTGTGCGCCTGCCCTGGAACGATGCTCCCTGAGCTGTGAAGGAGACACCAGGGGGGATGGAACTGTCACCTACAGCTGGAagcagggagatggagagtGGAAGCAGGAGGAACGGAGCATTACCATCGCGAACAGTGAGGAAATAAAAGGAGTAAAAACGTTCTCCTGCCGGATGAACAACCCAGTCAGTGAGGCAGAGAGTGAACCCCACCAGAATCCACTCTTTCAAGACGAAACTCTTTTCTCGCCCGGAGGCTTGAACCTTGTCAAACAAAAAGggtaa
- the tbc1d12a gene encoding TBC1 domain family member 12, whose product MEKENGGGSFAFDLNENEEGGGGGGKAGHKSYTALKDRSIALLAGVGGGQESGKGHVCMTGNGRNVNRDASAQPPPRKSEIMLDLVAGDKYLPGQLTDSCVMSEVRGDHGGLNGFTESLGQEEPATVALEGGGGGVVGGGLGLAGTTTASCPAVLGVRVSAETGRQMRQHPAGERKGEAPNSDDGTAGEEATGGGAVTGRMRTSLPLDRLPCTVTHQRNCACTVAALPRPAVNMPNGVVDSPGHGGPEADISFYRPAGLFSSPLLGQRLGLCDVDCEEVKVANGGLHIRATRDCPDSDSSHEVDTDCQSDLRARQENGTESGFCPGSPSDCSGRLVSHCPGEDAPAAAELRRSTKPSATATSKDPPAPGSSAKLPSPCPSTLSNPNGDSPPSEPNAREDEEDFSDLTLPVRPQSLRTNPNLAVSLSCDATPLSADEDGGFYFGDEGYEEDCRNVLEAGRRQSAPDKLPDLTEQTDSSDPKLMPKRFGIADFFTRSLFSRKSKESKALSHNATGWRLFGKTAAREGDSTKGPASTLSTPQEEQVKDSGMSSCPQRLAAAGRRKNLEFEPLSTTALILEDRPANLPAKSEEETQRHKLEYEEMVAGAKRRELREAQKKKHQMKERHRQEDSISNAMVIWNNEILPHWDTMKGTRRVRDLWWQGLPPSVRGRVWSLAIGNELNITPELYEIFLSRAKEKWRSYSETSSVNDSESDGGASLADRESSLDLIKLDISRTFPSLFIFQKGGPYHDLLHSVLGAYTCYRPDIGYVQGMSFIAAVLILNLEEAEAFITFANLLNKPCQMAFFRVDHELMLKYFAAFEVFFEENLPRLFSHFQDKDLTPDLYLIDWIFTLYSKSLPLDVACRVWDVFCRDGEESLFRTGLGILRLYEDVLLQMDFIHIAQFLTRLPEDLQSYTLFTAMAHTHMISRNRRWAQVFSALMKDGNKEADKNTSPALRSQH is encoded by the exons ATGGAAAAGGAGAACGGAGGAGGGTCGTTTGCCTTCGACTTGAACGAGAACGAAGAAGGAGGTGGGGGAGGTGGCAAAGCGGGTCACAAATCTTACACCGCACTCAAGGACCGCAGCATAGCGCTGCTAGCCGGTGTCGGCGGGGGTCAGGAATCTGGGAAGGGTCATGTTTGTATGACCGGTAACGGCAGGAATGTAAACAGAGACGCCTCGGCACAACCGCCCCCACGCAAGAGCGAGATAATGTTGGATCTGGTGGCGGGGGACAAGTACCTCCCCGGCCAGTTGACTGACAGCTGCGTAATGTCGGAGGTCCGCGGCGACCACGGTGGCCTGAACGGATTTACTGAGTCACTCGGTCAGGAGGAGCCGGCCACGGTCGCGCTGGAAGGAGGCGGTGGAGGAGTTGTGGGAGGAGGGCTCGGCCTCGCAGGGACCACAACCGCTTCCTGTCCAGCTGTGCTCGGGGTTCGGGTTTCAGCGGAGACTGGCCGACAGATGCGGCAGCACCCCGCgggggagaggaaaggggaagcCCCGAATTCCGACGACGGTACCGCGGGAGAAGAGGCGACGGGCGGTGGCGCAGTCACCGGCCGTATGAGGACTTCTCTCCCCCTCGATCGGCTGCCGTGCACGGTGACGCACCAGCGGAACTGCGCTTGCACCGTGGCCGCTCTCCCGCGTCCAGCTGTAAACATGCCCAACGGTGTTGTCGACAGCCCCGGGCACGGCGGTCCCGAAGCGGATATCTCTTTTTATAGACCAGCGGGGCTGTTTTCCAGCCCGTTGCTGGGCCAGAGACTCGGTCTGTGCGACGTGGACTGTGAGGAAGTGAAGGTAGCCAACGGCGGTTTACACATCAGAGCAACACGTGACTGTCCCGATTCGGACTCTTCCCACGAAGTCGACACCGACTGTCAGTCCGACTTGCGGGCAAGGCAAGAAAACGGGACCGAGTCGGGTTTTTGTCCGGGGAGCCCAAGCGACTGCAGCGGGAGACTGGTCTCTCACTGCCCCGGGGAGGATGCGCCAGCTGCGGCTGAACTCCGTCGCTCCACCAAGCCCTCCGCCACAGCCACCTCCAAGGACCCCCCCGCCCCGGGATCAAGTGCCAAACTCCCCTCGCCCTGCCCGTCAACCCTCTCCAACCCGAACGGTGACAGCCCGCCCTCGGAACCCAACGCCAGGGAGGACGAGGAGGATTTCAGTGACCTCACTTTACCCGTCAGGCCGCAGAGTTTGAGGACTAACCCCAACCTCGCGGTGTCCCTCAGCTGTGATGCCACCCCGTTGTCTGCGGACGAGGAtgggggcttttattttggagacGAGGGGTACGAGGAGGACTGTCGGAACGTTTTGGAAGCGGGTCGCAGGCAGAGCGCCCCGGACAAGCTTCCGGACCTGACcgaacagacagacagctcgGACCCCAAGCTGATGCCCAAGAGGTTCGGCATCGCCGATTTCTTCACCAG gaGCCTATTTTCTAGGAAATCCAAAGAATCCAAGGCACTGTCCCATAATGCAACAGGATGGCGACTGTTTGGCAAGACAGCGGCCAGAGAGGGCGATTCAACTAAAGGCCCCGCCTCCACATTGTCCACACCGCAG GAGGAGCAGGTGAAGGACTCGGGCATGTCCTCATGTCCCCAGCGTCTCGCGGctgcagggaggaggaagaacCTGGAGTTTGAGCCTCTTTCCACCACAGCTCTCATCCTGGAGGACCGGCCGGC GAACCTACCTGCCAAGTCTGAGGAGGAAACTCAGCGACACAAACTGGAGTACGAGGAGATGGTGGCAGGGGCCAAGAGGAGAg AGTTGAGAGAagcacagaagaagaagcatCAGATGaaggagagacacagacaggaggACAGCATCTCCAACGCCATGGTCATCTGGAACAACGAGATCCTGCCACACTGGGACACCAT gaaggGAACGAGACGGGTCAGGGATCTGTGGTGGCAGGGACTGCCTCCCAGCGTCAGAGGAAGAGTGTGGAGCCTCGCCATCGGCAACGAGCTCAACATCACACCAG AGCTGTACGAGATCTTCCTGTCCAGAGCCAAAGAGAAGTGGAGGAGTTACAGTGAAACCAGTTCAGTCAACGACAGTGAGAGCG aTGGAGGGGCTTCTCTGGCTGACAGAGAGTCCAGTCTGGACCTCATCAAACTGGACATATCCAGaaccttcccctctctcttcatcttccaGAAG ggtGGGCCTTACCATGACCTCCTCCACAGTGTACTGGGGGCTTACACCTGTTACAGACCTGACATTGGCTAT GTCCAGGGCATGTCGTTCATCGCTGCTGTGCTGATCCTCAACCTGGAGGAGGCCGAAGCCTTCATCACCTTCGCCAACCTGCTCAATAAACCCTGTCAGATGGCCTTCTTCAGAGTCGACCACGAGCTG ATGTTGAAGTATTTTGCAGCCTTCGAGGTTTTCTTTGAGGAGAATCTGCCTCGTCTCTTCAGCCACTTCCAGGACAAAGACCTGACCCCCGACCTCTATCTGATCGACTG GATCTTCACTCTGTACAGTAAGTCCCTCCCTCTGGACGTGGCGTGTCGGGTGTGGGACGTCTTCTGTCGGGACGGGGAGGAGAGTTTGTTTCGGACGGGGCTGGGTATCCTGCGCCTGTACGAGGACGTCCTGCTGCAGATGGACTTCATCCACATCGCTCAGTTCCTCACCCGCCTGCCGGAGGACCTGCAGTCATACACGCTCTTCACCGCCAtggcccacacacacatgatcaGCAGAAACCGCCGCTGGGCTCAG GTGTTTTCTGCATTGATGAAGGATGGAAATAAagaggcagacaaaaacacCAGCCCAGCTTTGAGAAGTCAACACTAG